The Bos mutus isolate GX-2022 chromosome 7, NWIPB_WYAK_1.1, whole genome shotgun sequence genome window below encodes:
- the HNRNPA0 gene encoding heterogeneous nuclear ribonucleoprotein A0: MENSQLCKLFIGGLNVQTSESGLRGHFEAFGTLTDCVVVVNPQTKRSRCFGFVTYSNVEEADAAMAASPHAVDGNTVELKRAVSREDSARPGAHAKVKKLFVGGLKGDVAEGDLIEHFSQFGTVEKAEIIADKQSGKKRGFGFVYFQNHDAADKAAVVKFHPIQGHRVEVKKAVPKEDIHSGGGGGGSRSSRGGRGGRGRGGGRDQNGLSKGGGGGYNSYGGYGGGGGGYNAYGGGGGGGSSYGGSDYGNGFGGFGSYSQHQSSYGPMKSGGGGGGGGSSWGGRSNSGPYRGGYGGGGGYGGSSF; this comes from the coding sequence ATGGAGAATTCCCAACTGTGTAAGCTGTTCATCGGCGGCCTCAACGTGCAGACGAGTGAGTCCGGCCTGCGCGGCCACTTTGAGGCCTTTGGGACCCTGACAGACTGCGTAGTGGTGGTGAACCCCCAGACCAAGCGCTCCCGTTGCTTTGGCTTCGTGACCTACTCCAATGTGGAGGAGGCCGATGCCGCCATGGCCGCCTCGCCTCATGCGGTGGACGGCAACACGGTGGAGCTGAAGCGGGCGGTGTCCCGGGAGGATTCGGCGCGGCCCGGTGCTCACGCCAAGGTGAAGAAGCTCTTTGTCGGGGGCCTTAAGGGAGACGTGGCCGAGGGCGACCTGATCGAGCACTTCTCGCAGTTTGGCACCGTGGAAAAGGCCGAGATTATTGCCGATAAGCAGTCCGGCAAGAAGCGTGGCTTCGGCTTCGTGTATTTTCAGAATCACGACGCGGCAGACAAGGCCGCGGTGGTCAAGTTCCATCCGATCCAGGGCCATCGCGTGGAGGTGAAGAAGGCTGTCCCCAAGGAGGATATCCACTCCGGTGGGGGTGGAGGCGGCTCTCGGTCCTCCCGTGGCGGCCGCGGCGGCCGGGGTCGGGGCGGTGGTCGTGACCAGAACGGCCTGTCtaagggcggcggcggcggttaTAACAGCTACGGTGGTTACGGCGGTGGCGGCGGAGGCTACAACGCCtacggaggcggcggcggcggcggttcGTCCTACGGTGGAAGCGACTATGGTAACGGTTTCGGCGGTTTCGGCAGCTACAGCCAGCACCAGTCGTCCTATGGGCCCATGaagagcggcggcggcggcggcggaggaggcAGCAGCTGGGGAGGTCGCAGCAACAGTGGACCTTACAGAGGTGGCTATGGCGGTGGGGGTGGGTATGGAGGCAGCTCCttctaa